The genomic segment TGGCAGCGCAGCATCCAGGAAAGGGCGTCCCGAATGGCGTCGTCGTCATCGACCAGATAGATCTGTTTCATTCGCCCTCCCGACCATGGGCTGTCGCGTCCAGGGGCAGGCGCACATGAAAAACGCTGCCCCCCGCAGGATTGGCCTCGAACCAGAGCCGGCCCTGATGACCTTCGATCACCGAACGACAGATGTTCAGCCCCATGCCCATGCCTTCCGTCTTGGTGGTGAAAAACGGCTCGAACAGGCGGGCGGCGGTTTCCGAAGTGATGCCCCGACCCTGGTCGGCGATACTGACCAGGAGGGAAGCCTCCTCCCGGCGGGCATTGACGGTAAGTAGCCGCTGTTCCACCGGCATGTCCCGCATCGCATCGATGCCGTTGCGCAGCAGATTGAGGAAGGTCTGGGAAAGCAGCACCCGATCCCCGGAGAAAATCAGGGGCGCCACCGGTAATTGGCGCTGAATGCGCACGCCCTGGCGTCGGGCATCGATCTCCACAAAGCCCAGCACCTCCTCCAGCAGACTGCCCAGTTCGCAGGGCTCGTTCTTGGGCTCGGCACGGCGCACGAATTCGTAGATGCGGCGGATGATGCGGCCGGCCCGCCGGGCCTGCTCCGCGCTCTTTTTCAGGGCATTCTCGATCTCGCCGGGCGCGGCCTGACCCGAGGCCATCAGATTCAGGCAGCCGGCGTTGTAGCTGGCAATGGCGGTCAAGGGCTGGTTCAGTTCGTGGGCCAGGCTGGAAGCCATTTCACCCATGGTCACCAAGCGGGCAGTGGTTTGCAGGCGCTCCTGCTGTTGCCGTGCCAACTCTTCGGCGTATTTCTGGGTGCTGATGTCCACTACGGAGCTCATCCAGCCGGTCTGCCGTCCTCGCTCATCGATCAGAGGGGCCTCGTGGATCAGCACAGGGAACACCTCGCCATTGCGGCGTTTGAAGCGAAACTCGAAACCGGACTCCGGTCCCTGCCCCGCCAGGATGCGATCGTGAAGCTCCCGAGTGGCCTCGATCTCCTCATCCACCCAGTAGGGCATGGGCGCCCCCCGCCCCACCAACTCCGCCTCGCTCCACCCCACCATGCGGCAAAAGGCCGGATTGACATAGGTGATGCGACCGTCCAGGTCCCTGGCGCGCAAGCCGGTATCCACCGAATCCTCCATGGCCTTGCGAAAGGCATGGGCCTCCCGCAGGGCGGCCTCGGCGACGAGCCGGCCCTGCATATGGCGACGCAGCGCCCACAGGCTCCACAGCACCACCCCCGCCAGCAGCACCACGGACAGGGAAAGCAGGGGTCGGGCCGGCGGCAGTACCGAGCGGTAGGGCGTGGCCACCAGAGCCAGGCCCCGACCCGGCGGATCCAGGCTCAGTTGATAGCCCAGCTCATCGGCGGGAGCCTCCACCTTGGAGCGGCTGGCCAGTTCGCCCCCCCGGCTGTCCAGCACCACGATGCGATAGCGTTCCATCAGCCACCAGGGAACCACCTCGTCCAGCAGCCGCTGGATGGAATAGGCACCCACCGCCACCCCAGTTCCCCGTCCCTCGTGAAACAGGGGCACGAAGACATCGAAGCGCCATTCATCCCCCAATTGATAGGGGCTGCCATAAACCGGCTTGCCCGTGGACAGAGCCATCCGGGCCACTGCATCGTCGTCTCCCGGCGCTTCGATAGCGGGCAAGGCCAGACGCCGGCCACCGGGACCGGCCAGCCAGCGCACCTGACGCAGACCGGACTGATTTTCCAGGAAGGCCTTGGCCTGGGGCTCGAAAGTACCGGCATTGCGGGTCTGGTTCGGGCTGACCCCTCCCAGCACGCCCTCATTGTGGGTGAGCTGGAAATGCAGGGCCTGCTCCAGCCAGAGCATGTCGCTGATCAGGGTGGCGCGCCGTTCCGCCCGCTCGGTGCGATGGGAGAGCAGCAGCAGCGTGGCCACGGCCAGGATGAACAGGACAAAGGAAAGCCTTGGCAACCACCAGAGCCAGCCGGTGGCCTGGGTCTCGGGAGCTTGGGAGAGAGGGTGGGCAGCCATGCCGGGAATCTTACTCGCGCCGCTGCGGGACCGTGACTTGCGGATATCCACAATAGCGGCTGGTCACGTGACTGACCAGAATGCCATCACGCCGAAAAGGCGATCCACAGGAGGAGAGTCAGTCATGAAATTACAACATATCGTCGCAGGCTTTGCCCTGGTCGCCTTTGCCCTTGCCGCCAGTGCCCAGCAGCCCATCATCATCAAGTTCAGCCATGTCGTCGCCGTGGATACCCCAAAAGGAAAGGCCGCCGACTACTTCAAGAAGGTAGCCGAGGAAAAGACCAAGGGGCGGGTCAAGGTGGAGGTCTATCCCAACAGCCAGCTCTACAAGGACAAGGAAGAAATGGAAGCCCTGCAACTGGGGTCGGTGCAGATGCTGGCTCCCTCCCTGGCCAAGTTTGGTCCCCTGGGCGCCAAGGAATTCGAGGCCTTCGATCTGCCCTACCTCTTTGACGGTTATGCCAGCCTGCATCGGGTGACCGAAGGCCCCATCGGTCAGTCGCTGCTGAAAAAGCTGGACAGCAAGGGCATCACCGGCCTGGCCTTCTGGGATAACGGCTTCAAACAGATGAGCGCCAACAAGCCCCTGAAGCAACCCGCTGATTTCCGTGGCCTGAAATTGCGCATCCAGTCTTCCAAGGTGCTGGACGCCCAGATGCGTGCCCTGGGCGCCACGCCCCAGGTGATGGCCTTCTCCGAGGTCTATCAGGCTCTGCAAACCGGGGTGGTGGATGGCACCGAGAATCCGGTGTCCAATTTCTACACCCAGAAGATGCATGAGGTGCAGAAGTATCTGACCCTTTCCGACCATGGATATCTGGGCTACGCGGTGATCGTCAACAAGAAATTCTGGGATGGCCTGCCCCCCGATGTCCGTGGCCAACTGGAAGCTGCCATGAAGGATGCCACCCGCTACGCCAACGCCATCGCCGCGACGGAAAATCTGGCGGCACTGGAAGCGGTGAGGAAGTCGGGCAAGACCCAGATTCTGGCGCTAAGCCCGGACGAGAAGAAAGCCTGGCAGAAGGCTCTGATCAAGGTGCATAAGGACTTGGAGAGCCGGGTCGGCAAGGATCTGCTCCAAGCCATCCAGAAGGAAACCGGCTTCAATCCGGCCAAGTAGTCCCCCTCACTCCTTCCCCTCGCGCGGGAGAGGGGAAGCCTGGCGAGTCGCCGTCAATCCGACTTTGGAGCGCCCATGCTGAAAGCCCTCGACCATCTGGAGGAATGGCTGATCGCCTTCCTCATGGCAGCGGCCACCACGCTGATCTTCGTCGCCGTGGTGCACCGCTATATGTCCGGCATACCCTGGCCTGCCTTGCAAGATGCCCTGCTGGAAATCAACCTGTCCTGGGCCCAGGAACTGTGCATCTACATGTTCGTCTGGATGGCCAAGTTCGGTGCCGCCTATGGCGTGCGCACCGGCATCCATGTGGGGGTGGATGTGCTGATCAACCGCCTGCCCCCCGGTCCCCGGGGCAAGCTGGTCATCTTTGGTCTCCTGGCCGGCGCCCTGTTCACCGGTACAGTGGGCACCCTGGGCGCTGATTTCGTCTGGGAGATCGCCCACACCGAGCAGACCTCGGCGGACCTGGAACTGCCCATGTGGCTGGTCTATCTGGCCATCCCCTGCGGTTCCTACCTGATGTGCTTCCGCTTCCTTCAAGTGGCCTGGAACTTCCTTCACACCGGTGAACTGCCCCATCACGACCACGGTCATGTGGAAGGCATTGACGAGGTCAAGGACGAGGACATCATTCCCTACAACCTGGACGACAACCTCCATCCCCACGGCACCGGCAAGGGAGACAAGCCATGAACGTCGCCATCATTTTCGGCCTGCTGCTTGCCCTGATGCTGACGGGCATGCCCATTTCCATCTCCCTCGGTCTCACGGTGCTGACCTTTCTGTTCACCATGACCGATGTGCCGATCCAGTCCGTGGCCCTGAAGCTGTTCACCGGCATCGAGAAGTTCGAGATCATGGCCATTCCCTTCTTCATCCTGGCAGGGAACTTCCTCACCCATGGCGGGGTGGCGCGCCGCATGATCAACTTCGCCACGGCCATGGTGGGCCACTGGTACGGCGGCCTGGGTCTGGCCGGAGTGCTGGCTTGCGCGCTGTTCGCCGCCATCTCCGGCTCCAGTCCGGCGACGGTGGTGGCCATCGGCTCCATTCTGCTGCCGGCCATGGTCAAGGCGGGTTTCCCCACCCGTTTCGGCGCCGGGGTCATCACCACGTCCGGCGCTCTGGGTATTCTGATCCCGCCTTCCATCGTCATGGTGATGTACGCGGTGGCCACCAACTCCTCGGTGGGCGCCCTGTTCATGGCCGGGGTGGTGCCCGGCGTAGTACTGGCCACCCTGCTGGGAATCACCACCTGGTATCGGGCCCGCAAGAACGACTATCCTCGCCAGCCCCGCGCCTCCTGGGGGGTACGCCTGAAGACCCTGAAGGACTCCTTCTGGGGCCTGTTCCTGATCGTGGTGGTGATGGGCGGCATCTACACGGGCATGTTCACCCCCACCGAGGCCGCCGCCATGGCGGCGGTCTATGCCTTCTTCGTGGCCATCTTTGTCTACAAGGATATGAGCCTGAAGAAGGTGCCCAAGGTATTGCTGGACTCGGCCAACATGTCGGCGATGCTGCTCTACATCATCACCAACGCGGTGCTGTTCTCCTTCATCATGGCCAACGAGAATATCCCGCAGATACTGGCCCAGTGGTTGATGGACATGGGCCTGGGCACCATCGGCTTCCTGCTGGCGGTGAATATCCTGCTGCTGGTGGCCGGCAACGTGATGGAACCCAGTTCCATCGTGCTGATCATGGCGCCCATTCTGTTCCCCGTGGCCATGAAGCTGGGTATCGATCCCATCCACTTCGGCATCATGATGACCGTCAACATGGAAGTCGGCATGTGCCACCCGCCAGTGGGCCTCAACCTCTATGTGGCCTCGGGCATCACCAAGATGGGCATCACCGAACTGACCGTGGCGGTCTGGCCCTGGTTGCTGACCATGCTGGTATTCCTGGTACTGGTGACCTACTGGCCGCCCCTGTCCCTGTGGCTGCCCAAGACCCTGGGGATGATTTAGGGAGACGCGGATTAATTCAATCTCGTCATTCCGGCGAATGCCGGAATCCAGGAAAATCAACAAACTGGACCCCGGCTTTCGCCGGGGTGACGAATAAATCAGTGTTTCCCTAGCGCTAGAAGGGGGCGGCCGGCAGGTCGCCCCCACTTGTTCCCCGACGACTGAAGTTATCCCCAGATTCTGTGGACAACCCAGGGAGCAGAAAAAAAATTCCCTTTGCCATCAAGCACAACTGGTCCGCGCCCAATTTGGAGGCAGAGGCACTCCGATACGGACAGGGGACAGGACGCCTGCCCACCACCATGCCTGGTTGCCTTTTTCGGGGATAATTCCCGGCTTACGCAATCCGGACCCCCGCCAGTGAATCCCCATCTGTCCCAGCTCCAGCCCTACCCCTTCGAAAAACTGCGCCAGCACTTCGCCGGCATCACGCCTCCCGCCGGCCTGAGGGAAATCAAGCTGTCCATCGGCGAGCCCCAGCACGAGACGCCAGCCTTCATCAAGCAGGCCTTGAGCGAGGGACTGTCAGGACTGGCCAACTATCCCACCACTGCCGGTAGTGATGCCCTGCGCCAGGCCATCGCCGCCTGGATCGGAGAGCGCTATGGCATCCCCGCTCCGGACTATGCAGCCCAGGTGCTGCCAGTGCTGGGTTCCCGAGAGGCCCTTTTCGCCTTCGCCCAGACCGTGATCGATGGCAGCCGGCTCAACGCCCTGGTGGCCTGCCCCAATCCCTTCTACCAGATCTACGAAGGGGCTGCCCTGCTGGCCGGCGCCACGCCGGTATTCCTCAATACCCTGCCCGAGCGCGACTTCGAACTGGACCTGACTACGTTGTCTGAAGCGCAATGGAGCCAGGTACAACTGCTCTATGTGTGCAGTCCGGGCAACCCCACCGGCAAGGTGATGGGACTGGAGGACTGGCGCGCACTGTTCGCACTGTCCGACCGCCACAATTTTGTCATCGCCTCGGACGAGTGCTACTCGGAAATCTATTTCGACGAGGAGCAGAAGCCCCTGGGCGGCCTGGAAGCCGCCCGTCGCCTGGGTCGGGACGACTACCGCAACCTGGTGATGTTCAGCAGCCTGTCCAAGCGCTCCAACGTGCCGGGCCTGCGCTCCGGATTCGTCGCCGGGGATGCGGCCCTGATCGGGAAGTTCCTGCTCTACCGCACCTACCACGGCAGCGCCATGAGTCCCGTGGTGCAGCACGCCAGCATCGCCGCCTGGAACGACGAGGTCCATGTGAGGGACAACCGCCGCCTGTATCGGGAGAAGTTCGATCAGGTGACGCCCCTGATCGCTCGCCACCTGGACACTGCCCTCCCCGATGCCGGTTTCTACCTGTGGGCAAAAACTCCGATTGCCGATACCGAATTCGCCCGGGAACTGCTGCGCCAGTACAATGTAGTGGTCCTGCCGGGCAGCTTTCTGGCCCGGCAATCCGGCGGCGTCAATCCGGGCGCCGGCTTCATCCGCATCGCCCTGGTGGCGGACATTGACGAATGTCTCGACGCCGCCGGCCGCATCGCCAATTTTTGCCAAACACTCTGACCCCTGACTGGAAACACCATGCACGAACTACAAAAAGTCATTGAAGACGCCTGGGAAAACCGCGCCGAGCTGAAGCCCGGCACCGCTCCCGCCAAGGTGGGCGAAGCTGTCACCAACATCCTCGCCGAACTGGATGCCGGCACCCTGCGGGTTGCAGAGAAGATCAATGGCGACTGGTTCACCCATCAGTGGATCAAAAAGGCCGTGCTGCTGTCCTTCCGTCTGGAGGACAACGCCCTGATTCCCGGTGGCGGCGGCATCAACTACTTCGACAAGGTACCCACCAAGTTCGCCCACTACGACACCCATACCTTCCAGAAGGGCGGCTTCCGCGTGGTGCCTCCCGCCGTGGCCCGGCGCGGCAGTTTCATCGGCAAGGGCGCGGTGCTGATGCCCTCCTATGTGAATATCGGCGCCTATGTGGATGAGGGCACGATGGTGGACACCTGGGCCACCGTGGGCTCCTGCGCCCAGATCGGCAAGAACGTGCACCTTTCCGGCGGCGTCGGCATCGGCGGCGTACTGGAGCCTCTCCAGGCCAACCCCACCATCATCGAGGACAACTGCTTCATCGGCGCCCGCTCCGAAGTCGTGGAAGGCGTGATCGTCGAGGAAAACTCGGTGATTTCCATGGGCGTCTATATCGGCCAGAGCACCAAGATCTTCGACCGCACCACCGGCGAAATTCTCTACGGCCGGGTGCCCGCCGGCTCCGTGGTGGTCTCCGGCAACCTGCCCTCGGCCGACGGCAGCTACAGTCTCTACTGCGCGGTCATCGTCAAGAAGGTGGACGCCCAGACCCGCTCCAAGACCAGCATCAACGAGCTGTTGCGGGACTGATACCTCCGAACCACAACCCAAGGAGACCGGCATGGGCACCATGGATCGGCTGTTCAAGCTGATGGCGGAAAAAAAGGCCTCGGATATCTTCGTCTCCGTGGGCTCCCCCATCAACATCAAGATCAACGGCGTGGCGATGCCGGTGAACCAGCAGGTGATGGACGCCGCCACCATCTACGGCCTGCTCAAGGAAATCCTCAGCGAAACCCAGATGCACGAGTTCGAGGAGACCCTGGAACTCAACACCGGCTATGCCCTGGAAGGCGTGGGCAACTTCCGCCTCTCGGTGATGCGCCAGAAGGGCACCCCGGCCCTGGTGGTGCGCTATATTCCGGCGGAGATTCCCCGCTTCGAGAGCCTCGACCTGCCGCCGGTGCTGACCGACGTGATCATGGAAAAGCGAGGCCTGATCCTGATGGTGGGCGCCACCGGCTCCGGCAAGTCCACCACCCTGACGGCCATGCTGGATCACCGCAATGAACGCCAGAGCGGCCACATCCTGACCCTGGAAGATCCCATCGAGTTCATTTTCAAGAACAAGAAGTCCATCGTCAATCAGCGGGAAGTGGGGGCCGATACCCGTGCCTTCCAGGTGGCCCTGAAGAACGCCCTGCGTCAGGCGCCGGACTGCATTTTCATCGGCGAGATTCGCGACAAGGAAACCATGAGCCAAGCCATCGCCTATGCCCAGTCCGGCCACCTGTGCATGGCCACGCTTCACGCCAACAACGCCTACCACTCCCTGTCCCGCATCATCAGTTTCTATCCCCTGGAAAACCGCCCAGCCCTGCTGGCGGACCTCTCGGTCACCCTGAAGTGCGTGATCTCCCAGCGTCTGGTGAAAAAGCCCGACG from the Denitratisoma oestradiolicum genome contains:
- a CDS encoding sensor histidine kinase, which codes for MAAHPLSQAPETQATGWLWWLPRLSFVLFILAVATLLLLSHRTERAERRATLISDMLWLEQALHFQLTHNEGVLGGVSPNQTRNAGTFEPQAKAFLENQSGLRQVRWLAGPGGRRLALPAIEAPGDDDAVARMALSTGKPVYGSPYQLGDEWRFDVFVPLFHEGRGTGVAVGAYSIQRLLDEVVPWWLMERYRIVVLDSRGGELASRSKVEAPADELGYQLSLDPPGRGLALVATPYRSVLPPARPLLSLSVVLLAGVVLWSLWALRRHMQGRLVAEAALREAHAFRKAMEDSVDTGLRARDLDGRITYVNPAFCRMVGWSEAELVGRGAPMPYWVDEEIEATRELHDRILAGQGPESGFEFRFKRRNGEVFPVLIHEAPLIDERGRQTGWMSSVVDISTQKYAEELARQQQERLQTTARLVTMGEMASSLAHELNQPLTAIASYNAGCLNLMASGQAAPGEIENALKKSAEQARRAGRIIRRIYEFVRRAEPKNEPCELGSLLEEVLGFVEIDARRQGVRIQRQLPVAPLIFSGDRVLLSQTFLNLLRNGIDAMRDMPVEQRLLTVNARREEASLLVSIADQGRGITSETAARLFEPFFTTKTEGMGMGLNICRSVIEGHQGRLWFEANPAGGSVFHVRLPLDATAHGREGE
- a CDS encoding TRAP transporter substrate-binding protein; its protein translation is MKLQHIVAGFALVAFALAASAQQPIIIKFSHVVAVDTPKGKAADYFKKVAEEKTKGRVKVEVYPNSQLYKDKEEMEALQLGSVQMLAPSLAKFGPLGAKEFEAFDLPYLFDGYASLHRVTEGPIGQSLLKKLDSKGITGLAFWDNGFKQMSANKPLKQPADFRGLKLRIQSSKVLDAQMRALGATPQVMAFSEVYQALQTGVVDGTENPVSNFYTQKMHEVQKYLTLSDHGYLGYAVIVNKKFWDGLPPDVRGQLEAAMKDATRYANAIAATENLAALEAVRKSGKTQILALSPDEKKAWQKALIKVHKDLESRVGKDLLQAIQKETGFNPAK
- a CDS encoding TRAP transporter small permease — translated: MLKALDHLEEWLIAFLMAAATTLIFVAVVHRYMSGIPWPALQDALLEINLSWAQELCIYMFVWMAKFGAAYGVRTGIHVGVDVLINRLPPGPRGKLVIFGLLAGALFTGTVGTLGADFVWEIAHTEQTSADLELPMWLVYLAIPCGSYLMCFRFLQVAWNFLHTGELPHHDHGHVEGIDEVKDEDIIPYNLDDNLHPHGTGKGDKP
- a CDS encoding TRAP transporter large permease, translating into MNVAIIFGLLLALMLTGMPISISLGLTVLTFLFTMTDVPIQSVALKLFTGIEKFEIMAIPFFILAGNFLTHGGVARRMINFATAMVGHWYGGLGLAGVLACALFAAISGSSPATVVAIGSILLPAMVKAGFPTRFGAGVITTSGALGILIPPSIVMVMYAVATNSSVGALFMAGVVPGVVLATLLGITTWYRARKNDYPRQPRASWGVRLKTLKDSFWGLFLIVVVMGGIYTGMFTPTEAAAMAAVYAFFVAIFVYKDMSLKKVPKVLLDSANMSAMLLYIITNAVLFSFIMANENIPQILAQWLMDMGLGTIGFLLAVNILLLVAGNVMEPSSIVLIMAPILFPVAMKLGIDPIHFGIMMTVNMEVGMCHPPVGLNLYVASGITKMGITELTVAVWPWLLTMLVFLVLVTYWPPLSLWLPKTLGMI
- the dapC gene encoding succinyldiaminopimelate transaminase, yielding MNPHLSQLQPYPFEKLRQHFAGITPPAGLREIKLSIGEPQHETPAFIKQALSEGLSGLANYPTTAGSDALRQAIAAWIGERYGIPAPDYAAQVLPVLGSREALFAFAQTVIDGSRLNALVACPNPFYQIYEGAALLAGATPVFLNTLPERDFELDLTTLSEAQWSQVQLLYVCSPGNPTGKVMGLEDWRALFALSDRHNFVIASDECYSEIYFDEEQKPLGGLEAARRLGRDDYRNLVMFSSLSKRSNVPGLRSGFVAGDAALIGKFLLYRTYHGSAMSPVVQHASIAAWNDEVHVRDNRRLYREKFDQVTPLIARHLDTALPDAGFYLWAKTPIADTEFARELLRQYNVVVLPGSFLARQSGGVNPGAGFIRIALVADIDECLDAAGRIANFCQTL
- the dapD gene encoding 2,3,4,5-tetrahydropyridine-2,6-dicarboxylate N-succinyltransferase — protein: MHELQKVIEDAWENRAELKPGTAPAKVGEAVTNILAELDAGTLRVAEKINGDWFTHQWIKKAVLLSFRLEDNALIPGGGGINYFDKVPTKFAHYDTHTFQKGGFRVVPPAVARRGSFIGKGAVLMPSYVNIGAYVDEGTMVDTWATVGSCAQIGKNVHLSGGVGIGGVLEPLQANPTIIEDNCFIGARSEVVEGVIVEENSVISMGVYIGQSTKIFDRTTGEILYGRVPAGSVVVSGNLPSADGSYSLYCAVIVKKVDAQTRSKTSINELLRD
- a CDS encoding PilT/PilU family type 4a pilus ATPase, producing the protein MGTMDRLFKLMAEKKASDIFVSVGSPINIKINGVAMPVNQQVMDAATIYGLLKEILSETQMHEFEETLELNTGYALEGVGNFRLSVMRQKGTPALVVRYIPAEIPRFESLDLPPVLTDVIMEKRGLILMVGATGSGKSTTLTAMLDHRNERQSGHILTLEDPIEFIFKNKKSIVNQREVGADTRAFQVALKNALRQAPDCIFIGEIRDKETMSQAIAYAQSGHLCMATLHANNAYHSLSRIISFYPLENRPALLADLSVTLKCVISQRLVKKPDGGRTPAVEVMLNSRHIGELIEKGDLNGMKEAMEQSLSPGSQTFEQALFRLYKTGVISLEEATGNADSANNLHWLINNSAIDEGPKEAEAKPPEGEQTASGATFSEFTLTMDEG